The Echinicola rosea genome has a segment encoding these proteins:
- the ilvN gene encoding acetolactate synthase small subunit → MNRYTVSLFTENFIGILNRVTLIFTRRGVNIDALTASESKEDGVHRITIEVTTTEDQVLQIVKQTEKIIDVIKSFYYKDDEVVYQEIALYKIPISSLDPGLEKVIRQYNARIISAEKEFVVIEMTGHKEDTKALLEILQDFNILEFARSGRVAVAKPMGTIEQYLNN, encoded by the coding sequence ATGAATCGATATACCGTATCCCTTTTTACCGAAAATTTCATTGGTATCCTGAATAGAGTTACCTTGATCTTTACCCGAAGGGGAGTGAATATAGATGCCCTTACTGCTTCGGAGAGTAAGGAAGATGGTGTGCACAGGATCACCATTGAGGTGACCACCACAGAAGATCAGGTGCTCCAGATCGTCAAGCAAACCGAGAAGATCATAGATGTGATCAAGTCGTTTTATTATAAGGATGACGAAGTGGTGTACCAGGAAATTGCCCTGTACAAAATACCGATCAGCAGTCTTGACCCGGGATTGGAGAAAGTGATCAGGCAATACAATGCCCGGATCATATCCGCCGAGAAAGAATTTGTGGTGATCGAAATGACCGGCCATAAAGAAGACACCAAGGCTTTACTGGAGATTTTGCAAGATTTTAATATCCTCGAATTTGCCAGATCAGGTAGAGTGGCCGTGGCCAAACCAATGGGAACAATTGAACAATATTTGAATAATTAA
- the leuC gene encoding 3-isopropylmalate dehydratase large subunit — protein MEKKTLFDKVWDEHVVKSVPGGPDVFFIDKHFIHEVTSPVAFLNLEKRGNKVLFPERTVATPDHNVPTIDQDKTIKDKLSRMQVEKLRENCSKYGIELHDLGTNHHGIVHVIGPELGITQPGMTIVCGDSHTSTHGAFGAIAFGIGTSEVEMVFASQCIMQSKPKRMRITVNGELGKGVTSKDIILYIISKISASGGTGYFIEYAGSAIQSLSMEARMTICNMSIEMGARGGLIAPDEVTFDYLKGKEHAPKGEDWDKALAYWKSLKTDEGAKFDLEYTYDAEDIEPMITYGTNPGMGIKIKDIIPTTDGMEGSNKKTYLKSLDYMGFQPGEPIKGKKIDYVFVGSCTNGRIEDIRAVAEFVKGKKKADNITAWIVPGSREVESQAIEEGLVTILEEAGFKLRQPGCSACLAMNDDKIPAGKYAVSTSNRNFEGRQGPGARTLLASPLTVAAVAITGEVADPREV, from the coding sequence ATGGAAAAGAAAACATTATTTGATAAAGTCTGGGACGAACATGTAGTCAAATCCGTTCCGGGTGGGCCTGATGTGTTTTTCATAGATAAACATTTTATTCATGAAGTCACCAGCCCCGTGGCATTCCTAAACCTCGAAAAACGAGGCAACAAAGTGCTCTTTCCCGAGCGCACGGTAGCCACTCCTGATCACAACGTGCCGACCATCGATCAGGACAAAACCATTAAAGATAAGCTTTCCCGCATGCAGGTGGAAAAGCTACGCGAAAATTGTAGCAAATACGGAATTGAACTGCACGATCTGGGGACAAACCACCATGGTATCGTGCACGTTATTGGTCCGGAATTGGGCATTACCCAGCCGGGTATGACCATTGTGTGTGGGGATAGCCATACGTCCACGCACGGTGCTTTCGGGGCGATAGCCTTTGGTATAGGTACCAGTGAGGTGGAAATGGTATTTGCTTCCCAGTGTATTATGCAGTCCAAGCCCAAGCGTATGCGGATTACTGTAAACGGTGAGCTTGGCAAGGGAGTGACCTCTAAAGATATTATCCTTTACATCATCTCAAAAATTTCGGCCAGTGGTGGTACCGGGTATTTCATTGAATACGCAGGTTCGGCCATCCAAAGCCTCAGCATGGAAGCGAGAATGACCATCTGTAACATGAGTATCGAAATGGGAGCAAGAGGTGGATTGATCGCGCCAGATGAGGTGACTTTTGATTACCTTAAAGGAAAAGAGCATGCACCAAAAGGAGAAGATTGGGATAAGGCCTTAGCCTACTGGAAATCCCTGAAAACCGACGAGGGTGCTAAATTTGATTTGGAATATACCTATGATGCCGAGGACATCGAGCCGATGATCACTTATGGTACCAACCCTGGTATGGGCATCAAGATCAAAGATATTATTCCTACCACTGACGGTATGGAAGGGAGCAACAAGAAAACGTATCTAAAGTCTTTGGATTATATGGGCTTCCAGCCTGGAGAGCCTATTAAAGGTAAAAAGATCGATTATGTCTTTGTGGGAAGTTGTACCAATGGCCGAATCGAAGATATCCGTGCTGTAGCGGAATTTGTAAAAGGCAAGAAAAAGGCTGACAATATTACTGCGTGGATCGTGCCGGGCTCAAGGGAAGTGGAAAGCCAAGCCATCGAAGAAGGACTGGTAACCATCCTTGAGGAAGCTGGGTTTAAATTGAGACAGCCGGGATGTTCTGCATGCCTGGCCATGAACGACGACAAGATTCCTGCCGGTAAATACGCTGTATCTACCTCCAATAGGAACTTTGAGGGACGCCAGGGGCCAGGGGCAAGAACCTTACTGGCATCACCATTGACAGTAGCAGCTGTGGCCATTACAGGTGAAGTGGCAGATCCTCGTGAAGTTTAA
- the ilvC gene encoding ketol-acid reductoisomerase, producing the protein MKLKFGTVEEDVVTREEFPLEKAREVLKDEVIAVLGYGVQGPGQALNLKDNGFNVIVGQRKNSKTWDKAVADGWVPGETLFELEEACEKGTILQFLLSDAGQIALWPTVKKHLSPGKALYFSHGFGVTYNDQTGIVPPEDVDVILVAPKGSGTSLRRMFVEGRGLNSSFAIYQDATGKARERVIALGIGVGSGYLFETDFYREVTSDLTGERGTLMGAIQGIFAAQYEVLRENGHSPSEAFNETVEELTQSLMPLVAENGMDWMYANCSTTAQRGALDWWKPFRDASKPVFEQLYKSVKDGKEAAKSIESNSKADYREKLEEELSELRDSEMWKAGATVRKLRPENN; encoded by the coding sequence ATGAAACTGAAATTCGGAACAGTTGAAGAAGATGTAGTAACAAGAGAGGAATTCCCTCTTGAGAAAGCCAGAGAAGTCCTTAAGGACGAAGTGATTGCCGTACTGGGTTATGGTGTGCAAGGCCCCGGCCAAGCCCTAAACCTGAAGGACAATGGCTTTAATGTCATCGTCGGACAGCGTAAAAACTCCAAGACTTGGGACAAAGCCGTAGCAGATGGCTGGGTTCCTGGCGAGACCCTTTTTGAGCTTGAAGAAGCCTGTGAAAAAGGAACTATCCTTCAGTTCTTGCTTTCTGATGCTGGACAAATCGCTTTGTGGCCAACTGTTAAGAAGCACCTTTCTCCTGGAAAAGCACTCTACTTTTCCCACGGCTTTGGGGTGACATATAATGACCAGACAGGTATCGTGCCACCAGAAGACGTAGATGTAATCTTGGTCGCTCCTAAAGGCTCCGGTACTTCTTTGAGAAGGATGTTTGTAGAAGGTAGAGGATTGAACTCTTCTTTTGCCATCTATCAGGATGCCACTGGCAAAGCAAGGGAGAGAGTCATTGCACTTGGTATCGGCGTAGGTTCTGGATACTTGTTCGAAACCGACTTCTACAGAGAGGTGACTTCTGACCTTACTGGTGAAAGAGGTACCTTGATGGGCGCTATCCAAGGGATTTTTGCTGCTCAGTACGAAGTATTGAGGGAAAATGGTCACTCTCCATCTGAAGCATTTAACGAAACAGTGGAAGAATTGACGCAAAGCTTGATGCCACTTGTAGCAGAAAACGGTATGGATTGGATGTATGCCAACTGTTCTACTACTGCCCAAAGAGGTGCCCTTGACTGGTGGAAGCCTTTCAGAGATGCTTCCAAGCCAGTGTTTGAGCAACTTTACAAAAGTGTAAAAGACGGCAAAGAAGCTGCTAAATCCATTGAATCAAACAGTAAAGCAGACTACAGAGAGAAACTGGAAGAAGAACTTAGCGAGTTGAGAGATTCTGAGATGTGGAAGGCAGGAGCTACTGTTCGTAAGCTGAGACCAGAGAATAACTAA